In Paracoccus sp. TOH, a single window of DNA contains:
- a CDS encoding GNAT family N-acetyltransferase, which produces MVTLSDTPVLTTERLVLRAPQAGDWPVWRDFAASERSAWVGGPLLAPGLAWRAFGHIVGHWVLRGYGLFTVTDRASGAALGGVGPWFPDGWPEPEIGWTLWDAGAEGRGIAHEAALAARDFAARRLGWTTAVSYILPANDRSAALARRLGAQRDTAAAHPGTEPCAVWRHPAEAFA; this is translated from the coding sequence GTGGTCACGCTCTCCGACACGCCCGTGCTGACGACCGAACGCCTGGTCCTGCGTGCCCCGCAGGCCGGCGACTGGCCGGTCTGGCGTGACTTTGCGGCAAGCGAACGCTCGGCCTGGGTCGGCGGGCCGCTGCTGGCGCCGGGCCTCGCTTGGCGCGCCTTCGGCCATATCGTCGGCCATTGGGTGCTGCGCGGCTACGGGCTGTTCACCGTGACCGACCGCGCAAGCGGCGCCGCGCTGGGCGGGGTCGGGCCCTGGTTTCCCGACGGCTGGCCCGAGCCCGAGATCGGCTGGACGCTGTGGGATGCCGGTGCCGAGGGCAGGGGCATCGCGCATGAGGCGGCGCTGGCCGCCCGCGACTTCGCGGCGCGCCGGCTCGGCTGGACGACCGCCGTCAGCTATATCCTGCCCGCCAACGACCGCTCGGCCGCGCTGGCCCGGCGGCTGGGCGCGCAGCGCGATACCGCGGCCGCACATCCCGGCACCGAACCCTGCGCCGTCTGGCGCCACCCGGCGGAGGCCTTCGCATGA